A single region of the Prochlorococcus marinus str. MIT 0917 genome encodes:
- a CDS encoding DUF2839 domain-containing protein, which yields MGEAKRRKELGLPPREKPVELKLPVLDKENIQKKVRSFLYKNPIVPFVFYGLVLGAFGWGLYNLVKGYQLIKS from the coding sequence ATGGGAGAAGCTAAAAGAAGAAAAGAATTGGGACTCCCCCCAAGAGAAAAACCAGTTGAGTTAAAGTTGCCCGTACTTGATAAAGAAAATATTCAAAAAAAAGTTAGGTCTTTTTTGTATAAAAATCCAATAGTTCCTTTTGTTTTTTATGGCCTTGTACTTGGAGCTTTTGGATGGGGGCTATATAATCTCGTGAAAGGCTATCAATTAATTAAGTCATAG
- a CDS encoding DUF2811 domain-containing protein, with the protein MQNSGLETIQSKKIDHQNSISINDQKESIVSFIEDVPAYLNEAMRKYIDDHPNWDQHRLMQAAISGYLLEKGVTSLEMRRFYTQSMFCKRSMSGSI; encoded by the coding sequence ATGCAAAATTCTGGGCTAGAAACGATTCAATCAAAAAAAATAGATCATCAAAACAGTATTTCTATTAATGATCAAAAAGAGTCGATAGTTAGTTTTATAGAAGATGTACCTGCCTATCTAAATGAGGCAATGAGAAAATATATAGATGACCATCCAAACTGGGATCAACATCGATTAATGCAAGCGGCGATCTCTGGTTACCTTTTGGAAAAAGGGGTCACATCACTAGAGATGAGACGTTTTTACACTCAAAGTATGTTTTGCAAAAGATCAATGAGTGGGAGCATATGA
- a CDS encoding high light inducible protein, which produces MTPEAEKFNGWAAMLGFVAAFGAYATTGQIIPGIF; this is translated from the coding sequence ATGACTCCAGAAGCAGAAAAGTTTAACGGTTGGGCAGCAATGCTTGGCTTCGTTGCAGCCTTCGGTGCATACGCAACAACAGGTCAAATCATTCCTGGAATCTTTTAA
- the rluF gene encoding 23S rRNA pseudouridine(2604) synthase RluF: protein MATRINKYLSEVGYCSRRVADRLIEDGKVTINGKIPEMGTKVEEGDQVIVEGQKIEKSTKQKNIYLAFNKPVGIVCTTDRRVEPDNIVDFIKYPSRIFPIGRLDKPSEGLIFLTNDGDIVNKILRARNNHEKEYIVSVNRPINRDFIQSMSNGVEILETITKNCFVEQLGAKKFKIILTQGLNRQVRRMCESLGYRVHSLKRVRIMNIKLDVPTGKYREFTKEELLELNRLLKNSSKTFD, encoded by the coding sequence ATGGCAACCAGAATAAATAAATATTTAAGTGAAGTCGGTTACTGTTCTAGAAGAGTCGCAGATAGATTAATTGAAGATGGGAAAGTAACCATTAATGGTAAAATTCCAGAAATGGGTACCAAGGTCGAGGAAGGTGATCAAGTAATAGTTGAAGGTCAAAAAATAGAAAAATCAACGAAACAAAAAAACATATACTTAGCCTTTAATAAACCTGTTGGGATTGTTTGCACAACCGATAGAAGAGTAGAACCCGACAATATTGTAGATTTCATTAAATATCCTTCAAGAATTTTTCCTATTGGAAGATTGGATAAGCCCAGTGAGGGATTAATTTTTTTAACTAACGATGGAGATATCGTAAATAAAATACTAAGAGCAAGAAATAATCATGAAAAAGAATACATCGTAAGCGTTAATCGTCCGATTAATAGAGACTTTATTCAAAGTATGAGTAATGGAGTTGAAATATTAGAAACCATAACTAAGAATTGTTTCGTAGAACAATTGGGGGCAAAAAAATTTAAAATCATACTCACTCAAGGACTTAACCGTCAGGTAAGGAGAATGTGTGAGTCCTTAGGCTACAGAGTACATTCATTAAAGCGTGTAAGAATTATGAATATTAAGTTAGACGTACCAACAGGAAAATATCGCGAATTTACCAAAGAAGAACTCTTAGAATTAAATAGATTACTCAAAAACTCTTCAAAAACGTTTGACTAA
- the clpS gene encoding ATP-dependent Clp protease adapter ClpS: MNQITDSTTTVLDPKTTKRLYPEARIIVLDDNFNSFEHVANCLVTIIPGMSEKRSWELAFEVDRESSAEVWRGPLEQAELYHQQLVSKGLTMAPIEKT, translated from the coding sequence ATGAATCAAATTACTGATTCAACTACCACAGTCTTAGATCCAAAGACAACAAAAAGACTATATCCAGAAGCAAGGATAATAGTTCTCGATGACAATTTTAATTCGTTTGAACATGTGGCAAATTGTCTTGTTACAATCATCCCCGGAATGAGTGAAAAAAGGTCATGGGAACTTGCTTTCGAAGTGGATAGGGAAAGTTCCGCGGAAGTATGGAGAGGACCCCTTGAACAGGCAGAGCTATATCATCAGCAACTAGTCAGCAAAGGATTAACAATGGCACCAATTGAAAAAACATAA
- a CDS encoding hemagglutinin, whose amino-acid sequence MRLNFVPTHVFRETPQVSFFDAGVKGCNGSDVVIHHGNAISPPDDGDFEQYYVHRHQIDHNLVIEGSRIFTLINPEWDEPHHIIYLNRAMGALQIPIGTYHRSISNKEGSIVLNQAVRDEKFNPENEFIPVSLRERKDLQEAQKKNPVYWVWEKEQIKRMKLDPIQSKEKVLNKL is encoded by the coding sequence ATGCGTTTAAATTTTGTTCCTACTCACGTTTTCCGTGAAACACCTCAAGTCTCGTTCTTCGATGCAGGAGTAAAAGGATGTAATGGCTCTGATGTTGTCATTCATCACGGCAATGCAATCTCACCACCAGATGATGGAGATTTTGAACAGTATTACGTACATCGACATCAAATTGATCACAATTTAGTCATTGAAGGTAGTCGTATTTTTACGTTGATCAATCCTGAATGGGATGAACCTCATCATATTATTTATTTAAATCGTGCCATGGGCGCACTTCAAATTCCTATCGGAACATATCATCGATCAATCTCTAATAAAGAAGGAAGTATTGTTCTAAACCAAGCCGTAAGAGATGAAAAATTTAATCCTGAAAATGAATTTATACCAGTTAGTTTAAGAGAAAGAAAAGATCTACAAGAAGCTCAAAAGAAAAATCCTGTTTACTGGGTTTGGGAAAAAGAACAGATTAAAAGAATGAAGTTAGATCCAATTCAATCTAAGGAAAAAGTTTTAAATAAACTTTAG
- a CDS encoding DUF1330 domain-containing protein: protein MKKTAIVGVVAAAIGLAVGSQLPKSGTAGYAVITGTTKDREAAKEYFQNVNQFTKECGFTTLVLDRNTDIREGNKRGDGGPLTVIARHPKGKDAVIKCYESDEYQRLKAIRAPHTNWNFRLTEGKL, encoded by the coding sequence ATGAAGAAAACTGCGATTGTGGGTGTTGTTGCAGCGGCAATAGGACTTGCTGTTGGTTCTCAACTTCCTAAATCTGGTACTGCGGGATATGCCGTAATTACAGGAACCACAAAAGATAGAGAAGCAGCTAAAGAGTATTTTCAAAACGTTAATCAATTCACTAAAGAATGTGGTTTTACAACCTTGGTATTAGATAGAAATACAGATATACGAGAAGGAAATAAGAGAGGAGATGGTGGTCCTCTAACTGTTATTGCAAGACATCCAAAGGGTAAGGATGCAGTAATTAAATGCTACGAATCTGATGAATATCAAAGGCTAAAAGCCATTCGAGCACCTCATACCAATTGGAATTTCCGACTAACAGAAGGAAAACTATAA
- a CDS encoding chlorophyll a/b-binding protein, with amino-acid sequence MLGTNRCISNNRSNHSRCCVMNKETNYWKTAEQMNGRLAMMGFFAAVINYGITGWIIPGIV; translated from the coding sequence ATGTTGGGCACTAATCGGTGCATATCTAACAACCGGTCAAATCATTCCAGGTGTTGTGTAATGAACAAAGAAACAAACTACTGGAAAACAGCAGAGCAAATGAATGGCCGTCTCGCGATGATGGGTTTCTTTGCTGCAGTGATTAATTACGGAATAACAGGCTGGATTATCCCAGGAATTGTATAG
- a CDS encoding DUF3303 domain-containing protein codes for MQRYLISYEFNDGEDQETGGEMLVKWYETGGVENRPETYEVHSWVFMIQNGTGHCVVRADSLDTIWKLWHPWRKLMDISIQPCLDMEETISLIKKIRQ; via the coding sequence ATGCAGCGTTATCTGATCTCTTATGAATTTAATGATGGAGAAGATCAAGAAACAGGTGGAGAAATGTTGGTTAAATGGTATGAAACAGGAGGAGTAGAAAATAGACCAGAAACCTATGAGGTTCATTCATGGGTTTTTATGATTCAAAATGGTACTGGTCATTGCGTCGTTAGGGCAGATTCTTTAGATACGATATGGAAACTATGGCATCCTTGGAGAAAATTGATGGATATATCTATTCAACCTTGTTTGGATATGGAAGAAACAATATCTTTGATTAAAAAAATTAGGCAATAG
- a CDS encoding high light inducible protein: MKSQTTETPRLEEGKLFAERLNGLAASVGCLALIGAYLTTGQIIPGFV, from the coding sequence ATGAAAAGTCAAACCACTGAAACGCCAAGATTAGAAGAAGGCAAATTGTTTGCTGAACGACTCAATGGTCTAGCTGCTTCTGTTGGCTGTTTAGCTCTCATTGGCGCATACCTAACAACCGGTCAAATCATTCCAGGTTTTGTGTAA
- a CDS encoding DUF3104 domain-containing protein, with amino-acid sequence MILPLLDGFGQNELMDEPLFLKVRPGDAVLYEKDQIGKVLTFVGGSRDPDAPSLFQIANVDSGEIRWIHGEEVTDIVSEYRTTIKKPSTFYEQIQQQQQ; translated from the coding sequence ATGATACTTCCCTTGCTTGATGGATTTGGACAGAATGAACTTATGGATGAACCTTTATTTTTAAAAGTCAGACCTGGGGACGCTGTTCTATATGAAAAGGACCAAATCGGAAAAGTTCTTACTTTTGTCGGCGGCTCTCGTGATCCTGATGCACCCTCACTCTTTCAAATTGCCAACGTAGATTCTGGCGAAATCCGTTGGATTCATGGTGAAGAAGTTACTGACATCGTTAGCGAATATCGAACAACAATCAAAAAGCCTTCCACTTTCTACGAGCAAATTCAGCAGCAACAACAGTAG
- a CDS encoding high light inducible protein, giving the protein MQPSNKTILERSIGRPAMMAFVLLTGIYLTTGQLIPGVV; this is encoded by the coding sequence ATGCAACCATCTAACAAAACAATCCTAGAAAGAAGCATCGGCAGACCAGCCATGATGGCATTCGTTCTACTAACAGGTATCTACCTGACAACTGGTCAACTTATCCCAGGTGTCGTTTAA
- a CDS encoding 2Fe-2S iron-sulfur cluster-binding protein, which translates to MSDLLFKISIEIDQVQKSFNCKSNQTVLEAAADANVELPSSCLVGMCCTCAAFLKEGSVDMDAMGLKSELQDQGYVLLCQAYPKSDLKIVANQFDAVWDQR; encoded by the coding sequence TTGTCTGATCTCTTATTCAAGATAAGTATCGAGATTGATCAAGTTCAGAAAAGTTTTAATTGCAAGTCAAACCAAACCGTATTGGAGGCTGCCGCAGATGCGAATGTGGAGCTACCGAGTTCTTGCCTTGTAGGAATGTGTTGTACATGTGCCGCCTTTCTTAAAGAAGGTTCTGTCGATATGGATGCAATGGGGTTGAAGAGTGAATTGCAAGATCAGGGCTATGTCCTTTTATGTCAGGCCTATCCCAAATCAGACTTAAAAATAGTTGCGAATCAATTTGATGCTGTTTGGGATCAACGATAA
- a CDS encoding chlorophyll a/b-binding protein: MNKETNYWKTAEQMNGRLAMMGFFAAVINYGITGWIIPGIV, from the coding sequence ATGAATAAAGAAACGAATTACTGGAAAACAGCAGAGCAAATGAATGGTCGCCTTGCGATGATGGGCTTCTTTGCTGCAGTCATTAACTACGGAATAACAGGCTGGATCATCCCAGGAATTGTTTAA
- a CDS encoding high light inducible protein, translating to MTTQNNNNRNIDPEKVTAERLNGYAALFGCIALVGAYATTGQIIPGFV from the coding sequence ATGACTACTCAAAACAACAACAACAGAAACATTGATCCTGAAAAGGTAACTGCAGAAAGACTTAACGGCTATGCAGCATTATTTGGTTGCATCGCTCTAGTCGGTGCATATGCAACAACAGGTCAAATCATCCCAGGTTTCGTTTAA
- a CDS encoding DUF3104 domain-containing protein, whose protein sequence is MSEPKFLKVKLGDTVLVGEDEIAKVLSFVVGARDPAASKPFQVTNLD, encoded by the coding sequence TTGAGTGAGCCTAAATTTCTAAAAGTTAAACTTGGAGATACTGTTCTTGTTGGAGAAGATGAGATTGCGAAAGTTCTTTCATTTGTTGTAGGAGCTAGAGACCCAGCTGCCTCCAAACCTTTTCAAGTCACAAACCTTGATTAA
- a CDS encoding cupin domain-containing protein, which produces MRRFLLLALTAGISIPIVACSPKEQTSLEPVVLETLISASESWNGDSFKYPRGQAEMKLEKITAKPGFKTPLHFHPQPGIIYVQRGTLYCETSDGQSLTVGAGESFASSQDTDHYCQNIGDQEMVVFSASAGSKGKKTTVPTE; this is translated from the coding sequence ATGCGCCGTTTTTTACTTCTTGCACTTACAGCTGGAATTTCAATTCCAATAGTTGCATGTAGCCCAAAGGAGCAAACATCCCTTGAACCTGTGGTACTAGAAACTCTTATTAGTGCATCTGAATCGTGGAATGGAGATTCATTTAAATATCCAAGAGGGCAAGCAGAAATGAAACTTGAGAAAATAACTGCTAAACCTGGTTTTAAAACACCTCTTCATTTTCATCCACAGCCTGGGATTATTTATGTACAAAGAGGAACTCTTTATTGTGAAACTAGTGACGGACAATCCCTGACAGTAGGGGCTGGTGAAAGCTTCGCTTCATCCCAGGACACTGATCATTATTGTCAAAACATTGGTGATCAAGAGATGGTAGTTTTTAGTGCCTCAGCAGGATCTAAAGGTAAGAAAACAACTGTCCCGACTGAATAA
- a CDS encoding putative quinol monooxygenase has product MSFGVETPFILLARIQVKPDKVQEYLLLAAKTDKAVEDSEPGMLHHTFDQDPGNPLCFVWSEVYKNDEAFLSHLSNPPVGEYLQGHAELGDNFTVEVYGTVGEKCKAAMEATGLPLKIFESKLGYSRV; this is encoded by the coding sequence ATGTCATTCGGAGTCGAAACACCCTTTATTCTTCTTGCTCGTATTCAAGTTAAGCCAGATAAAGTTCAAGAATATTTATTACTTGCAGCTAAAACTGATAAGGCCGTTGAGGATTCAGAACCAGGAATGTTGCACCATACTTTTGATCAAGATCCCGGGAATCCTCTTTGTTTTGTTTGGTCCGAAGTTTATAAAAATGATGAGGCTTTCCTTTCTCATCTGTCAAATCCACCTGTAGGTGAATATTTACAGGGTCATGCAGAACTTGGCGATAATTTCACTGTCGAGGTTTATGGAACTGTTGGAGAAAAATGTAAAGCCGCAATGGAAGCAACAGGATTGCCATTAAAAATCTTTGAGAGCAAACTTGGCTACAGCAGGGTCTAA
- a CDS encoding cytochrome oxidase encodes MPLKKKPVPVPWEINDGDDNYLKEPWILKKGKEFITIETDNDNRGNFYLQKDDEKRLSLSALQAKLTYHQLLDFGYKLQKPKRKKTKTSESSDKFI; translated from the coding sequence ATGCCATTAAAGAAAAAACCAGTACCAGTTCCATGGGAAATAAATGATGGTGACGACAATTATCTTAAAGAGCCTTGGATTCTCAAGAAAGGAAAAGAGTTTATTACCATTGAGACAGATAATGATAATAGAGGTAATTTCTATCTTCAAAAAGATGATGAAAAACGTTTATCTTTAAGTGCTTTACAAGCTAAATTGACTTATCATCAACTTCTTGATTTTGGTTATAAGCTTCAAAAACCAAAGAGAAAAAAAACAAAGACATCTGAGAGTTCTGATAAATTTATTTAA
- a CDS encoding high light inducible protein gives MKNQITETPRVEEGKVIAERLNGYAAFVGCWALIGAYLTTGQIIPGVV, from the coding sequence ATGAAAAACCAAATCACTGAAACTCCAAGAGTTGAAGAAGGCAAAGTTATTGCTGAAAGACTAAATGGCTACGCAGCATTTGTTGGATGTTGGGCACTAATCGGTGCATATCTAACAACCGGTCAAATCATTCCAGGTGTTGTGTAA
- a CDS encoding J domain-containing protein, with amino-acid sequence MPARRKRLTKPEVVALISDLTSQGDISEELLYGFAEKINGGPFTTPKSKKPKTMTMAAARKAVLAQFNCTTVPQLRKNKTFSMAMTGEKISFKSKDDWMKLYRKWVGVPTEERSKEGATCINGIDVLENFRPWHVFGLDSSTATKEDVKKAYNSLAMVHHPDHGGDERVMERLTKMKDSILGLM; translated from the coding sequence ATGCCAGCAAGGCGCAAGCGACTGACTAAACCTGAAGTTGTTGCATTGATAAGTGACTTAACTTCACAAGGAGATATTTCAGAAGAATTGTTATATGGGTTTGCAGAGAAAATTAATGGTGGACCTTTTACTACTCCTAAATCTAAGAAGCCGAAAACAATGACAATGGCAGCAGCAAGGAAGGCCGTCTTAGCTCAATTTAATTGTACAACGGTTCCTCAATTACGAAAAAATAAAACTTTCAGTATGGCGATGACAGGAGAAAAAATTTCATTCAAGTCAAAAGATGACTGGATGAAACTTTATAGAAAATGGGTTGGCGTACCTACAGAGGAGAGAAGTAAGGAAGGTGCAACTTGTATTAATGGAATCGATGTTCTAGAAAATTTTCGTCCATGGCATGTCTTTGGATTAGATAGCTCAACAGCAACAAAAGAAGATGTAAAAAAAGCATATAACTCTCTTGCAATGGTTCATCACCCAGATCATGGCGGAGATGAAAGAGTCATGGAACGGCTAACAAAAATGAAAGATTCAATTTTAGGGTTGATGTGA
- a CDS encoding DUF2811 domain-containing protein gives MSLETEIPEVLFTEMKDFIESSSDLDRKKFINSALTDFLFQNGCQVKHLRESYLKYLLNHSPEL, from the coding sequence ATGAGCTTAGAGACAGAGATCCCTGAGGTTCTTTTCACAGAGATGAAGGATTTCATTGAATCAAGTTCTGACCTTGATAGAAAAAAATTTATAAATTCTGCTTTAACAGATTTCCTCTTTCAGAATGGATGTCAAGTCAAACATCTTAGAGAAAGCTATTTGAAATATCTTCTTAACCATTCTCCTGAACTTTGA
- a CDS encoding DUF3303 domain-containing protein, with translation MLYIQHWKFKSGYHQKGAERFLATGAPYAGAEMLGRYHAPGSLEGWILVKAEDPKALYEHAAEWAEFLDWQTTPVFTDEEAGPICAKIYS, from the coding sequence ATGCTCTACATACAGCATTGGAAATTCAAGTCTGGTTACCACCAAAAAGGCGCAGAAAGATTTTTAGCCACGGGAGCTCCATACGCAGGAGCAGAGATGCTGGGTAGATATCACGCTCCAGGATCACTTGAAGGCTGGATTCTTGTAAAAGCAGAAGATCCAAAAGCACTTTACGAGCATGCCGCTGAATGGGCTGAATTCCTAGATTGGCAAACCACTCCAGTATTTACAGATGAAGAAGCTGGACCCATTTGCGCAAAAATCTACAGTTAA
- a CDS encoding high light inducible protein, with translation MTSSSPSQVITEYGKQNIFGRETQPQLVEDYTSYPEEAEKTNGRWAMIGMFSLLVSYFATGQIIPGIF, from the coding sequence ATGACAAGTTCATCTCCATCTCAAGTAATCACTGAGTACGGCAAGCAAAACATCTTTGGCCGTGAAACACAGCCTCAGCTTGTAGAGGACTACACCAGCTATCCAGAGGAAGCAGAAAAGACAAATGGCCGTTGGGCAATGATCGGAATGTTCAGCCTTTTGGTTTCATACTTCGCAACAGGTCAAATCATTCCTGGAATTTTCTAA
- a CDS encoding high light inducible protein, giving the protein MQPSNKTILERSIGRPAMMAFVLLTGIYLTTGQLIPGVV; this is encoded by the coding sequence ATGCAACCATCTAACAAAACAATCCTAGAAAGAAGCATCGGCAGACCAGCCATGATGGCATTCGTTCTATTAACAGGTATCTACCTAACAACCGGTCAACTAATCCCAGGTGTCGTTTAA
- a CDS encoding dienelactone hydrolase family protein — protein MEGRWVQIEQGPVPLRCWWNNPQKESKNIVLVLPEVFGINSWVRSVVDRLAEQGIPALAMPLFARTAPELDLGYGEDDLLEGRRHKEQTTTHQILDDASTSLNWLKQQYNQSKINVVGFCFGGHAALITSTLPDVDKTFDFYGAGIATTRPGGGPPSLELLSQTSGKLTCICGTGDPLIPEADRTSIQEALSKADPSEVRLSYVEIGDADHGFMCEERASFSPKASTLGWQLIMNELKE, from the coding sequence ATGGAGGGACGTTGGGTACAGATAGAACAAGGTCCAGTACCATTACGTTGCTGGTGGAATAATCCTCAGAAAGAAAGTAAGAATATCGTTCTTGTTCTACCAGAAGTCTTTGGGATTAATAGTTGGGTAAGAAGCGTTGTCGATCGGCTCGCAGAACAAGGTATTCCTGCTTTGGCGATGCCACTTTTCGCTAGGACAGCTCCAGAGTTAGACCTTGGATATGGCGAAGATGACTTATTAGAGGGACGTCGGCATAAAGAACAAACGACGACTCACCAAATTCTTGATGATGCTTCTACTTCTCTAAATTGGTTAAAACAGCAGTACAACCAATCAAAAATAAATGTTGTTGGATTTTGCTTTGGTGGCCATGCTGCTTTAATTACATCAACACTCCCTGACGTCGATAAAACTTTTGATTTTTACGGTGCTGGTATTGCAACAACCAGACCAGGAGGAGGCCCTCCAAGCTTGGAATTGTTGAGTCAAACCTCAGGAAAATTAACTTGTATTTGTGGGACTGGTGATCCATTAATACCTGAAGCTGATAGAACCTCTATCCAAGAAGCTTTAAGCAAAGCAGATCCTTCTGAAGTCAGATTGAGCTATGTAGAAATTGGAGATGCTGATCATGGATTTATGTGTGAGGAAAGAGCAAGTTTCAGCCCCAAGGCCTCCACTCTTGGTTGGCAATTAATTATGAATGAACTTAAAGAATAA